A portion of the Deinococcus peraridilitoris DSM 19664 genome contains these proteins:
- a CDS encoding serine hydrolase domain-containing protein: MQNAADTGRSGNRNVRAFELVERAVERAQIPGAALGVVQRHGNAQVQVWGLSQREPTPSALTLESLFDLASLTKVLFTLPEVLRASEEGLCDLDDPVRKFIPELSWMRDTGLGERTLRQLLTHTAGLPAWAPLYTWGSEPQLLKMRVLQEDWPLGEHVYSDLGFILLGVVVERLRGVSLRELPLPEGLTFAPDPERSVATERCPWRTRVLRGEVHDENAFALGGVAGHAGLFGTLHGVLGAARGLLEETRPSPAAVSELRREHTPSRALGWQRKHSGWSGGSLCSEQTIGHTGFTGTGCWIDFQRGYAWALLTNDVHPSRHTRSNIQALRRAVGNTLAADWTPGA, encoded by the coding sequence ATGCAGAACGCCGCCGACACAGGCAGGTCAGGAAACCGCAACGTTCGGGCTTTTGAGCTGGTCGAGAGGGCCGTTGAGCGCGCTCAGATTCCGGGCGCGGCGCTGGGCGTGGTGCAGCGTCACGGGAACGCGCAGGTTCAGGTGTGGGGCCTCTCACAGCGGGAACCCACGCCCAGCGCCCTCACGCTGGAGAGCCTGTTCGACCTGGCGAGCCTGACCAAAGTCCTCTTTACGCTGCCCGAGGTGCTGCGCGCCAGCGAAGAAGGGCTGTGCGACCTCGACGATCCCGTCAGGAAGTTCATTCCGGAACTTTCCTGGATGCGCGACACCGGCCTGGGCGAGCGGACGCTGCGCCAGCTGCTGACGCACACGGCGGGCCTGCCCGCCTGGGCGCCTCTCTACACCTGGGGCAGTGAGCCGCAACTGCTCAAGATGCGCGTATTGCAGGAAGACTGGCCGCTGGGCGAGCACGTCTATTCGGATCTGGGCTTCATTCTGCTGGGAGTGGTGGTCGAGCGCCTGCGGGGCGTCTCCCTGCGCGAACTGCCCTTGCCGGAGGGTCTCACTTTCGCTCCTGACCCTGAGAGGTCGGTGGCCACCGAGCGCTGCCCCTGGCGCACTCGCGTACTGCGCGGCGAAGTGCACGACGAAAACGCCTTTGCACTCGGCGGGGTGGCGGGCCACGCGGGCCTGTTCGGCACCCTGCACGGGGTGCTGGGCGCGGCGCGCGGTCTCTTGGAAGAAACGCGGCCCAGCCCGGCCGCGGTCAGCGAGCTGCGCCGTGAGCACACCCCTTCGCGGGCGCTGGGGTGGCAGCGCAAGCATTCGGGGTGGAGCGGGGGCAGTTTGTGCAGCGAGCAGACCATCGGGCACACCGGCTTTACCGGCACGGGCTGCTGGATCGACTTTCAGCGGGGCTATGCCTGGGCGCTCCTCACCAACGACGTGCATCCGTCGCGGCACACCCGCAGCAACATCCAGGCCCTGCGACGCGCGGTGGGAAACACGCTGGCCGCCGATTGGACGCCAGGCGCCTGA
- a CDS encoding GntR family transcriptional regulator, with protein MTASSLSLALDVRSATPMYLQVVQGLRTLIEQHAISEGAALPGERELAGQLGVSRVTVRQALRVLEEQGLVSRRHGSGTFVSPRRIVQPLSVLTGFSEDMRSRGLTPGGHVLSLERTRPSPQEAMNLTLGPAEEVVRLQRLRTADHEPLALETSTMPGRLLGTVGPGDVENTSLYAMLRARGFTPARAIQRLSARAADTEAARLLHVEMGSALLATERVTWDERGQVLEFARALYRGDRYDFIAELKH; from the coding sequence ATGACCGCCAGTTCCCTGTCCCTGGCACTCGACGTCCGGAGTGCGACCCCCATGTATCTGCAGGTCGTGCAGGGACTCCGGACGCTCATCGAGCAGCACGCCATCTCCGAAGGTGCGGCGCTTCCGGGTGAGCGGGAATTGGCCGGGCAGCTGGGCGTATCACGCGTGACGGTCCGTCAGGCCTTGCGTGTGCTGGAAGAGCAGGGTCTCGTCTCCCGCCGCCACGGTTCGGGCACCTTCGTCTCACCGCGCCGCATCGTGCAGCCGCTCTCGGTGCTGACCGGCTTCAGCGAGGACATGCGTTCGCGCGGCCTCACGCCGGGCGGGCATGTCCTGAGCCTCGAGCGGACCCGCCCGTCACCGCAGGAAGCCATGAACCTCACCCTCGGCCCGGCCGAGGAAGTGGTGCGCCTTCAGCGGCTGCGCACGGCCGACCACGAGCCGCTGGCGCTCGAAACCAGTACCATGCCGGGACGGCTGCTCGGCACGGTAGGGCCCGGGGATGTGGAGAACACCTCGCTGTACGCCATGCTCCGCGCGCGCGGTTTTACTCCGGCCCGCGCCATTCAGCGCCTCAGCGCCCGCGCCGCCGACACCGAAGCGGCCCGGCTGCTGCACGTCGAAATGGGCAGTGCTCTGCTGGCCACCGAACGGGTCACCTGGGACGAGCGTGGACAGGTGCTGGAATTCGCGCGCGCGCTCTATCGCGGCGACCGGTACGATTTCATCGCCGAGCTCAAGCACTAG
- a CDS encoding ABC transporter substrate-binding protein: protein MKHGSHILLATLLLSGGALAAPKKVTGYESLGITAGKAGGTFTLALGDSPQSFFYYGVIDNNLGLVAQQLFDGLVEFNYQTYKIEPALAESWTISPDGRVYTFKLRDAKWSDGRNVTADDVVFTYDQIIANPEARAGDAANFNIGGQRVKFEKVDERTVRMTLARPSPAFLLQMRSFIMPKHKLARLSQEGGAKAADINNAWPTNTNPEEVVGTGPFKLAGYTAGQKVSLVKNPNYWKVDARGTKLPYLDRLEFLIIRDPQAQVAQFLAGNLNQINITGAQFPDLKQKEVAGAPFKVMRSTALFGSPPFVAFNFDAKDPALAKVFSDTKFRKAMQSAMNRERIIDTVYNGLASLPGHGIAPVNTEWYANTKPQLGSFDLKAAATQLDALGFKDTDGDGVRNIARGKNLEFDLTYGTDSSVYPAMATIIQNDLKSIGVKVNLKGILSSRLLSTGMSGDWEMILHALGDQPDPELRKPIWQPGGALYYWHRSLQPAKDGETPKVASMQPWEKQIYDIFNEAGTTTEKGKRKALYTRWQLLFAQNLPVIPLAKPENIGAISNEYGNYIYNLGVIPGYNPVPLIFKK, encoded by the coding sequence ATGAAGCACGGCAGTCACATCCTCCTGGCGACCCTGCTCTTATCGGGCGGGGCGCTGGCCGCTCCCAAGAAAGTTACCGGCTATGAAAGCCTCGGCATCACCGCCGGCAAAGCGGGCGGCACCTTCACGCTTGCCCTCGGTGACAGCCCGCAGAGCTTTTTTTACTACGGCGTGATCGACAACAATCTCGGCCTGGTCGCCCAGCAGCTCTTCGACGGCCTGGTGGAGTTCAACTACCAGACCTACAAGATCGAGCCGGCGCTGGCCGAATCCTGGACCATTTCACCGGACGGCCGGGTCTACACCTTCAAGCTGCGCGACGCCAAGTGGAGTGACGGGCGCAACGTCACGGCGGACGACGTGGTCTTCACCTACGACCAGATCATCGCCAATCCCGAAGCGCGCGCCGGGGACGCCGCCAACTTCAACATCGGCGGTCAACGCGTCAAGTTCGAGAAGGTCGACGAGCGCACTGTCCGCATGACCCTCGCGCGCCCCTCGCCGGCCTTTTTGCTGCAGATGCGCAGCTTCATCATGCCCAAGCACAAGCTGGCGCGTCTGAGTCAGGAAGGCGGCGCCAAGGCGGCAGACATCAACAACGCCTGGCCCACCAACACCAATCCCGAGGAAGTGGTCGGCACCGGCCCGTTCAAGCTCGCCGGCTACACCGCCGGTCAGAAAGTCTCCCTGGTCAAGAACCCCAACTACTGGAAAGTCGACGCCCGGGGCACCAAGCTGCCCTACCTCGACCGCCTGGAGTTCCTGATCATCCGCGATCCGCAGGCGCAGGTGGCGCAGTTCCTGGCGGGCAACCTCAACCAGATCAACATCACCGGCGCGCAGTTTCCCGACCTCAAACAAAAAGAAGTCGCGGGCGCGCCTTTCAAGGTCATGCGCTCCACGGCGCTGTTCGGCAGCCCACCTTTCGTGGCCTTCAACTTCGACGCCAAGGACCCCGCCCTGGCCAAAGTCTTCAGCGACACCAAGTTCCGCAAGGCCATGCAGAGTGCCATGAACCGCGAGCGCATCATCGATACGGTCTACAACGGCCTGGCCAGCCTGCCCGGTCACGGCATCGCACCGGTCAACACCGAGTGGTACGCCAACACCAAGCCTCAACTGGGCTCCTTTGACCTGAAAGCTGCCGCCACGCAACTCGACGCCCTGGGATTCAAGGATACCGACGGCGACGGTGTGCGCAACATCGCACGCGGCAAGAACCTGGAGTTCGACCTCACCTACGGCACCGACTCCAGCGTCTATCCGGCCATGGCGACCATCATCCAGAACGACCTCAAGTCGATCGGTGTCAAGGTCAACCTGAAGGGCATTCTCAGCAGCCGCCTGCTCTCCACTGGCATGAGCGGCGACTGGGAGATGATCCTGCACGCTTTGGGCGACCAGCCTGATCCGGAGCTGCGCAAGCCCATCTGGCAGCCCGGCGGCGCGCTGTATTACTGGCACCGCAGCCTGCAGCCCGCCAAGGACGGCGAAACGCCCAAAGTCGCCAGCATGCAGCCGTGGGAAAAGCAGATCTACGACATCTTCAACGAAGCGGGCACCACCACCGAAAAAGGCAAGCGCAAGGCGCTCTACACCCGCTGGCAATTGCTCTTTGCCCAGAACCTGCCGGTGATTCCGCTCGCCAAACCTGAAAACATCGGCGCGATCAGCAACGAGTACGGTAACTACATCTACAACCTCGGCGTGATTCCCGGGTACAACCCGGTGCCGCTGATCTTCAAGAAGTAA
- a CDS encoding ABC transporter permease yields MFLYFLRRVLGMIPTLLLISVVCFAVIKLQPGSFTDQYLEDPRFSRETVERIRAQLGLDQSAAAQYGKWLWGVVTRGDFGYSFANGQPVVNLIGERLGWTVFIALLTLLVSWLIAVPLGIYTAIRRHGKTSAFANFFGYIGLAVPDFLAALLLIALVLNLGGTNVGGLNSPRFIGEPWSGAKLIDLLGHLWIPVVALGLEGVASIMRQMRASTLDVLSQDYIRTARAKGLRNNTVIWRHAVRNAINPLISLAGLSLPTLISGTIIVSIVLSLPTIGPLLYDSLINKDQYTALTLLMLSALLLLIGNLLADLALAWTDPRVRYQ; encoded by the coding sequence ATGTTTCTGTACTTCCTTCGGCGTGTCCTAGGCATGATTCCGACCCTGCTGCTGATCTCGGTCGTGTGTTTTGCCGTCATCAAACTTCAGCCGGGCAGCTTCACCGACCAGTACCTCGAAGACCCGCGTTTCAGCCGTGAAACCGTAGAGCGCATCCGCGCGCAGCTCGGACTCGATCAGAGCGCCGCCGCGCAGTACGGCAAGTGGTTATGGGGTGTGGTCACCCGGGGCGACTTCGGGTATTCCTTTGCCAACGGCCAACCGGTCGTGAACCTGATCGGCGAGCGCCTCGGGTGGACGGTGTTCATCGCGCTGCTCACCCTGCTCGTCAGCTGGCTGATCGCGGTGCCGCTGGGCATCTACACCGCCATCAGGCGGCACGGCAAGACTTCCGCCTTCGCCAACTTCTTCGGGTACATCGGCCTGGCCGTACCGGATTTTCTGGCGGCCCTGCTCTTGATCGCGCTCGTACTGAATTTGGGCGGCACCAACGTCGGCGGGCTCAACAGTCCGCGCTTCATCGGTGAGCCCTGGAGTGGCGCCAAGCTGATCGACCTGCTGGGGCATTTGTGGATTCCGGTCGTGGCGCTCGGACTGGAGGGCGTGGCGAGCATCATGCGGCAGATGCGCGCCAGCACCCTTGACGTGCTGAGCCAGGATTACATCCGCACCGCGCGTGCCAAGGGGCTGCGCAACAACACCGTCATCTGGCGCCACGCGGTTCGCAACGCCATCAATCCCCTGATCAGCCTGGCGGGCCTGAGCCTGCCCACCCTGATCAGCGGCACCATCATCGTGTCGATCGTGCTGAGCCTGCCCACCATCGGGCCGCTGCTGTACGACTCCCTCATCAACAAGGACCAGTACACCGCGCTGACCCTGCTGATGCTCTCGGCGCTGCTGCTCCTGATCGGCAACCTGCTCGCCGACCTCGCGCTCGCCTGGACCGATCCCCGCGTGAGGTACCAGTAA
- a CDS encoding ABC transporter permease has protein sequence MSARGRHSVTGRSATSAPSAPSPLHMAWRRYRKSTVGVIGGWILVALYTTALLAGFLSPYNITTQHADFPFQPPQKLHVMHEGRLMRPFVYPIKKERDPVTFVSRYAEDKSTPLAVQLFVRGEEYRFFGVRTDRHLFGVQEGAYYFPFGTDQLGRDLLSRTLVGSQVSLTVGVIGILISFAIGTLVGGVSGYYGGWIDNLLQRVIEVLLSFPRLPILLALSAIIPASLPSTLVYLAIVAVLALIGWASLARVVRGQVLAARQVEYVAAAGAIGASDLRIILRHIMPNLSSILVVTATLALPGYILGESALSFLGLGIKEPMTSWGLLLKDAQNFQTLNLYPWLLLPGLFIVVSVLAFNFFGDALRDAADTQSR, from the coding sequence ATGAGCGCGCGAGGACGACATTCCGTGACAGGGCGCTCCGCGACCAGCGCGCCGAGTGCGCCCAGCCCGCTGCACATGGCGTGGCGGCGCTACCGCAAATCCACCGTGGGCGTGATCGGCGGCTGGATTCTGGTGGCGCTCTACACCACCGCGCTGCTGGCCGGATTTCTTTCGCCTTACAACATCACCACCCAGCACGCCGACTTTCCCTTTCAACCGCCCCAGAAGCTGCACGTGATGCACGAGGGACGCCTCATGCGTCCCTTCGTATACCCCATCAAAAAGGAGCGCGATCCGGTCACCTTCGTCAGCCGCTACGCCGAGGACAAAAGCACACCCCTCGCGGTCCAGCTGTTTGTGCGGGGCGAGGAGTACCGCTTTTTCGGCGTGAGGACGGACCGGCACCTCTTCGGCGTGCAGGAAGGAGCGTACTACTTTCCCTTCGGCACCGACCAATTGGGACGCGATCTGCTGTCGCGCACCCTGGTGGGTTCGCAGGTGAGCCTCACGGTCGGCGTGATCGGCATTCTGATCTCGTTTGCCATCGGCACCCTGGTGGGCGGCGTCAGCGGGTATTACGGCGGCTGGATCGACAACCTGCTGCAGCGTGTCATCGAGGTGCTGCTGTCCTTTCCGCGTCTGCCGATCCTGCTGGCGCTGTCGGCCATCATTCCGGCCAGTCTGCCCTCGACCCTGGTGTACCTCGCGATCGTCGCGGTGCTGGCCTTGATCGGCTGGGCGTCGCTGGCGCGCGTGGTGCGCGGGCAGGTCCTCGCGGCGCGGCAGGTCGAGTACGTCGCGGCGGCAGGAGCCATCGGGGCATCCGACCTGCGCATTATCCTGCGCCACATCATGCCCAACCTCAGCTCCATTCTGGTGGTGACCGCGACGCTGGCGCTGCCCGGCTACATTCTGGGCGAAAGCGCGCTGTCCTTTCTGGGGCTGGGCATCAAGGAACCGATGACCAGCTGGGGGCTGCTGCTCAAGGACGCCCAGAATTTCCAGACCCTCAACCTGTACCCGTGGCTGCTGCTGCCGGGCCTGTTCATCGTCGTGAGCGTGCTGGCGTTCAACTTCTTCGGCGACGCCCTGCGCGACGCTGCCGACACCCAGAGTCGATAG
- the murQ gene encoding N-acetylmuramic acid 6-phosphate etherase: MLDTEQLNSHYDQLDTLGTADVVRALVDDQTQAVQAVSAVLGDLTRAVDETVTRLARGGRLIYAGAGTSGRLAQLDAAELVPTFSWPAERAVALLAGGRLAMFEAQEGAEDSTDGALQDLAEVELGAGDVVIAVAASGTTPYTVAALRRAREVGALAIGMANNPGTPLLLEADIPLCLHTGAEVIGGSTRLKAGSAQKIALNTFSSAVMVRLGKVYGNLMVDVKASNHKLRERAVMLVMTAAGVSETEARAVLAQADFKVNVAIVSLLRGVSVSEARALLQASGGHVRAAITSTS; the protein is encoded by the coding sequence ATGCTCGACACCGAACAGCTCAACAGCCACTACGATCAGCTCGACACCCTGGGTACCGCCGACGTCGTGCGCGCCCTGGTGGACGACCAGACGCAGGCCGTCCAGGCGGTCAGCGCTGTCCTGGGGGACCTCACGCGCGCCGTCGATGAAACGGTCACACGCCTCGCGCGCGGCGGGCGCCTGATTTACGCGGGGGCCGGCACCAGCGGGCGACTCGCGCAGCTCGACGCGGCGGAGCTGGTTCCCACTTTTTCGTGGCCGGCCGAGCGGGCCGTGGCGCTGCTGGCCGGCGGGCGCCTGGCGATGTTCGAAGCCCAGGAAGGCGCCGAGGACAGCACGGATGGTGCGCTGCAGGACCTGGCCGAGGTGGAACTCGGGGCGGGTGATGTCGTGATTGCGGTCGCCGCCTCGGGCACCACCCCTTACACGGTGGCCGCCCTGCGCCGTGCCCGCGAAGTCGGGGCACTCGCCATCGGCATGGCCAACAATCCCGGCACGCCACTGCTGCTGGAAGCGGACATTCCCCTCTGCCTGCACACGGGAGCCGAAGTGATCGGCGGCAGCACGCGCCTGAAGGCCGGCAGCGCCCAGAAAATCGCCCTGAACACCTTTTCGAGTGCGGTGATGGTCCGCCTCGGCAAGGTGTACGGCAACCTGATGGTGGACGTGAAGGCCAGCAACCACAAGCTGCGCGAGCGGGCCGTGATGCTGGTCATGACCGCCGCGGGTGTGAGCGAGACCGAGGCGCGCGCGGTCCTCGCGCAGGCGGACTTCAAGGTTAACGTGGCCATCGTGAGTCTGCTGCGGGGCGTGAGCGTGAGCGAAGCCCGGGCGCTGTTGCAGGCGTCGGGCGGGCACGTCCGCGCCGCCATCACCAGCACGTCATGA
- a CDS encoding N-acetylglucosamine kinase, which yields MTYAVGVDAGGTHTRALLTQHAQVLGEGHAGGGNLRQVGPAQVMANLEKAVQNAFERANLPASLSECAVHAGVAGLATPEDERALQDTGHPFGQLQVQSDALLTLGAYFAGEGGALLLVGTGCIALARNAQGDVLRRMGWGFPLEQGGGGDLGLQALRLGLRDWENSRVSALSTLLQRRFTSAREVLEWSRGRAAGDYAQFAPLLFEAATAGDQHAQRAVTEWRDLCQELLEEVTRDSKTELVGTWGGLATQLDWPEREPQWRAARCSPLQWAAALAQHRGVLLASRKGST from the coding sequence ATGACCTACGCGGTAGGCGTGGACGCCGGAGGAACGCATACCCGAGCCCTGCTGACCCAGCATGCGCAGGTACTGGGCGAAGGTCACGCCGGGGGGGGTAATTTGCGGCAGGTTGGCCCGGCCCAGGTCATGGCGAATCTGGAGAAAGCCGTGCAGAATGCGTTCGAGCGGGCGAATCTGCCTGCGTCCCTGAGCGAGTGCGCCGTTCACGCGGGCGTGGCGGGTCTGGCGACCCCGGAGGATGAACGCGCGTTGCAGGACACCGGACATCCGTTCGGGCAACTCCAGGTGCAAAGCGACGCCCTGCTGACCCTGGGCGCCTACTTCGCCGGTGAAGGCGGTGCGCTGCTGCTGGTGGGAACGGGTTGCATCGCCCTTGCCCGCAACGCACAGGGAGACGTGCTGCGCCGCATGGGCTGGGGTTTCCCGCTCGAACAGGGCGGCGGCGGTGACCTGGGCCTGCAGGCGCTGCGCCTCGGCCTGCGCGACTGGGAAAACAGCCGTGTATCTGCGCTCAGTACGCTTTTGCAACGGCGCTTCACCTCTGCGCGCGAAGTGCTGGAGTGGTCGCGTGGCCGCGCAGCGGGCGACTACGCACAGTTCGCCCCACTGCTGTTCGAGGCTGCAACCGCGGGCGACCAGCACGCGCAGCGAGCCGTGACCGAATGGCGGGACTTGTGCCAGGAACTGCTCGAAGAAGTCACGCGTGACAGCAAAACCGAACTTGTGGGGACCTGGGGGGGACTGGCCACGCAACTCGACTGGCCCGAGCGCGAACCACAGTGGCGAGCAGCGCGCTGCTCGCCGCTTCAATGGGCCGCGGCGCTCGCTCAGCACAGAGGGGTACTTCTCGCCTCCCGGAAAGGATCAACGTGA
- the nagZ gene encoding beta-N-acetylhexosaminidase: protein MVDLPGPVLDDDTREHLRRHAIRAVCLFRKNIENFAQLAQLTAELRLVMGPDALIAIDQEGGGVVRTTFFPFPPSAMSLGACGDPALAFEVGAATARGLASLGINWNFAPVLDVNSNPANPVIGDRAFGSDPQQVTPLALAWLSGSLSQGVAGCVKHFPGHGDTHLDSHLALPRVDKTRGQLENCEFMPFQRAVSEADVPAVMTAHIVYPALDETRPATLSERVLSGLLREAWNYGGVIITDSMGMKAIDDHFGRGEAAVMALAAGADMVMALGRRSAQEETLQTVERALAEGRIEQSDTRRSRLRALARRFPSEKRAYDGVQREQDARIMQAAWARGLTTYRDPQFPPPGASVTLVTLAEVPGEYVSEAGLSGAQLLRHLETLYDVRAHLVSGEVPVDWDALREERRPVILATTTRQRFPGWRRARPDLHLALWNPYAVLDVDAPALLSYGSRPEAVQAVLGYLRGEVAAGGRLPVLLETRSAEHPAQKP, encoded by the coding sequence ATGGTCGACCTTCCTGGCCCAGTCCTTGATGACGACACCCGCGAGCACCTGCGCCGTCACGCTATTCGCGCAGTGTGCCTGTTTCGCAAGAACATTGAAAACTTCGCGCAGCTCGCGCAGCTCACCGCCGAGCTGCGCCTCGTGATGGGCCCGGACGCGCTGATTGCCATCGACCAGGAAGGCGGCGGGGTCGTGCGGACCACCTTCTTTCCCTTCCCCCCCAGTGCCATGAGCCTGGGCGCGTGCGGTGACCCGGCACTGGCCTTTGAGGTCGGCGCAGCGACCGCTCGCGGACTGGCGTCGCTGGGCATCAACTGGAATTTCGCGCCGGTGCTGGACGTCAACAGCAATCCGGCCAACCCGGTGATCGGCGACCGGGCGTTCGGAAGTGATCCGCAGCAGGTCACGCCGCTCGCGCTGGCGTGGCTCTCCGGGTCACTCTCGCAAGGGGTGGCAGGCTGCGTCAAGCACTTTCCCGGCCACGGCGACACCCACCTCGACAGCCACCTGGCGTTGCCCCGGGTCGACAAGACGCGCGGGCAGCTGGAAAACTGCGAGTTCATGCCGTTTCAGCGCGCCGTTTCGGAAGCTGACGTGCCCGCCGTCATGACCGCGCACATCGTCTACCCGGCACTGGACGAAACACGGCCCGCCACCCTGTCAGAACGCGTGCTGAGCGGCCTGCTGCGTGAAGCCTGGAATTACGGCGGGGTGATCATCACCGACTCGATGGGCATGAAGGCCATCGACGACCATTTCGGTCGGGGAGAAGCGGCGGTCATGGCCCTTGCAGCGGGCGCGGACATGGTGATGGCTCTGGGACGGCGCAGCGCGCAGGAAGAAACCTTGCAGACCGTGGAGCGCGCCCTTGCCGAAGGCCGCATCGAGCAGTCCGACACACGCCGCAGCCGGCTGCGCGCGCTCGCCCGCCGCTTTCCCAGCGAGAAGCGAGCTTACGATGGCGTTCAGCGGGAGCAGGACGCGCGGATCATGCAGGCTGCCTGGGCCCGGGGGCTCACGACGTACCGCGACCCGCAGTTCCCACCCCCGGGCGCGAGCGTCACCCTGGTGACGCTCGCCGAGGTCCCCGGCGAATACGTCAGCGAGGCGGGCCTGAGTGGGGCACAGCTGCTTCGTCACCTGGAGACCCTGTACGACGTACGGGCGCACCTGGTGAGCGGTGAGGTGCCCGTGGACTGGGACGCGCTGCGAGAAGAGCGCCGCCCCGTCATCCTGGCCACCACCACCCGCCAGCGTTTTCCCGGTTGGCGGCGAGCCCGCCCCGACCTGCACCTTGCGCTGTGGAACCCGTACGCGGTGCTGGATGTGGACGCTCCGGCGCTGCTCAGTTACGGAAGCCGGCCGGAGGCCGTACAGGCGGTGCTGGGCTATCTGCGCGGCGAGGTGGCCGCAGGTGGCCGCCTGCCCGTACTGCTCGAAACCCGGTCCGCCGAGCACCCGGCGCAAAAGCCATGA